A region of Culicoides brevitarsis isolate CSIRO-B50_1 chromosome 1, AGI_CSIRO_Cbre_v1, whole genome shotgun sequence DNA encodes the following proteins:
- the LOC134827964 gene encoding actin-related protein 3 — MTGRLPACVIDCGTGYTKLGYAANKEPQFIIPSAIAIKENARVGDTNTRRMRSGVEDLDFFIGDEAFDATGYAVKYPVRHGLVEDWDLMERFLEQCIFKYLRAEPEDHHFLLTEPPLNTPENREYTAEIMFETFNVPGLYIAVQAVLALAASWASRPAEERTLTGIVVDSGDGVTHVIPVAEGYVIGSCIKHIPIAGRNITSFIQSLLREREVIPPEQSMETAKAIKERFCYICPDIAKEFAKYDAEPQKWIRQYEGINSITKQPFNVDVGYERFLGPEVFFHPEFSNPDFTLPLSEIVDNVIQNCPIDVRRPLYNNIVLSGGSTMFKDFGRRLQRDIKRSVDARLRISENLSEGRIKPKPIDVSVISHHMQRYAVWFGGSMLASTPEFYQVCHTKQAYEEYGPGICRHNPVFGTMT, encoded by the exons ATGACTGGAAGATTGCCTGCCTGCGTAATTGATTGCGGAACGGG ATACACAAAACTGGGTTATGCTGCCAACAAGGAGCCACAATTCATAATTCCCTCGGCGATCGCCATCAAGGAAAATGCTCGCGTTGGCGACACAAATACACGTCGAATGCGTTCCGGCGTCGAAGACTTGGACTTTTTCATTGGCGACGAAGCGTTCGATGCCACGGGCTATGCCGTTAAATATCCCGTGCGACACGGCCTCGTCGAAGACTGGGACTTGATGGAGCGCTTCTTGGAACAATGTATCTTCAAATACTTGCGCGCCGAACCGGAAGACCATCATTTCCTGCTGACAGAGCCGCCACTCAACACGCCCGAAAATCGCGAATACACTGCCGAAATTATGTTCGAGACATTTAACGTTCCTGGCCTTTATATCGCTGTGCAGGCGGTGCTTGCGCTCGCCGCCAGTTGGGCATCACGTCCCGCCGAAGAACGCACACTCACGGGAATTGTCGTCGACTCGGGCGACGGTGTGACGCACGTCATTCCCGTCGCCGAGGGATACGTGATCGGATCGTGCATCAAACACATCCCCATTGCCGGACGCAATATCACGTCGTTCATCCAGAGTTTGTTGCGCGAACGCGAAGTGATTCCGCCGGAACAGAGCATGGAGACGGCAAAAGCCATCAAGGAGCGCTTTTGCTACATCTGTCCCGACATCGCCAAGGAATTTGCCAAATATGATGCCGAGCCGCAAAAGTGGATTCGGCAGTACGAGGGCATCAATTCGATCACGAAGCAACCCTTCAACGTAGACGTCGGCTACGAACGGTTCCTCGGACCCGAAGTCTTCTTCCATCCGGAGTTCTCGAATCCGGACTTTACGCTTCCGTTATCCGAAATTGTCGATAACGTCATACAGAATTGTCCAATTGATGTGCGTCGTCCGTTGTACAACAACATTGTACTTAGTGGTGGCTCAACTATGTTTAAGGATTTCGGGAGACGCTTGCAGCGCGACATTAAGCGGTCTGTCGATGCGCGACTACGAATTAGCGAAAACTTGAGTGAGGGTAGAATTAAG cCAAAGCCAATTGACGTCTCAGTCATTTCGCATCACATGCAACGTTATGCTGTCTGGTTCGGCGGTAGTATGTTAGCTTCAACG